In the Salinirubrum litoreum genome, one interval contains:
- a CDS encoding BsuPI-related putative proteinase inhibitor has product MLAATLDVETDDDTARFTLTVTNEGDDPVSLTFSDSQRFDFVVRAAEDDTERWRWSDGQMFAQMLGSEELAPGESVAYDAEWTADDSDSGSFVCRGELADNAQSASAESAFSL; this is encoded by the coding sequence ATGCTCGCTGCGACACTCGATGTCGAGACCGACGACGACACCGCGCGGTTCACGCTCACCGTCACGAACGAGGGCGACGACCCGGTCTCCCTGACCTTCTCGGACAGCCAGCGATTCGACTTCGTGGTCCGGGCCGCCGAGGACGACACCGAGCGCTGGCGCTGGTCGGACGGCCAGATGTTCGCACAGATGCTCGGGAGCGAGGAACTCGCGCCGGGTGAGTCGGTCGCGTACGACGCCGAGTGGACTGCTGACGACTCAGACAGTGGATCGTTCGTCTGCCGGGGCGAACTCGCGGACAACGCACAGAGTGCGTCTGCCGAGTCCGCCTTCTCGCTGTAA
- a CDS encoding DUF998 domain-containing protein, translated as MPDRLRLARLSGTVAPVVSLGCILLATLLAPWFSWTDDALSELGVTATSAVAPLFNYGLVVGGLLAVPYGLALWADTASRSSSPDRGLLDGLAGRLVAVLFTASALSMALIGVFPIPARLSLGGTTVEPHFSVAVGFYLGLTATLAVDGLRRVRQAAGQVALLLAVGHIGYWLAWAQGFRLGPGLAIPETVGALALTAWLWGVSPSRPAALSRLHRRVLRSD; from the coding sequence ATGCCAGACCGACTCCGCCTCGCTCGCCTGTCCGGGACCGTCGCGCCGGTCGTCTCGCTCGGGTGTATCCTGCTCGCGACCCTGCTCGCGCCGTGGTTCTCGTGGACCGACGACGCGCTCTCGGAACTCGGCGTCACAGCTACCTCCGCCGTCGCGCCGCTGTTCAACTACGGACTCGTCGTCGGTGGTCTGCTCGCGGTGCCCTACGGCCTCGCGCTGTGGGCCGACACCGCGAGTCGGTCGTCGTCGCCGGACCGCGGTCTCCTCGACGGCCTCGCCGGTCGGCTGGTCGCCGTTCTCTTCACCGCCTCGGCACTCTCGATGGCACTGATCGGCGTCTTTCCGATCCCCGCCCGCCTCTCGCTCGGCGGCACGACGGTCGAACCGCACTTCTCCGTCGCGGTCGGGTTCTACCTCGGCTTGACGGCGACACTCGCGGTCGACGGACTCAGACGCGTCCGGCAGGCTGCCGGACAGGTCGCGCTGCTGCTGGCGGTCGGCCACATCGGCTACTGGCTCGCGTGGGCACAGGGGTTCAGACTCGGGCCGGGGTTGGCGATTCCGGAGACGGTCGGGGCGCTGGCGTTGACCGCGTGGTTGTGGGGAGTCAGTCCGAGTCGTCCTGCGGCTCTGTCCCGCCTGCATCGGCGAGTTCTGCGAAGCGATTGA
- a CDS encoding DICT sensory domain-containing protein, whose protein sequence is MSLHELVAEVDDREKRVTVYAPTLSSGLTKRFESRDVEVVHRLVAPDDAVPTVTVSEGTRCLGWAELTALDGPEVDTTPGHATFADERYRDLLTLLSDTTAQSLDRDHLLATSHEFEDRAWRVGEGRLHVGFQSLSALRAQSTTYELLAELDDLDLHLYGRPDWSPELTGATVHTDVGPEIEDTWFVAFDGGDDHRKCALVAEERDEGFFGFWSYRPETVDTVLDHLESTYCG, encoded by the coding sequence ATGAGTCTGCACGAACTGGTGGCCGAGGTAGACGACCGTGAGAAGCGCGTCACGGTGTACGCGCCGACGCTGTCGTCCGGCCTGACGAAGCGGTTCGAGTCGCGGGACGTGGAGGTCGTCCACCGACTCGTCGCGCCCGACGATGCAGTGCCGACGGTGACGGTCTCCGAGGGGACCCGCTGTCTCGGCTGGGCCGAACTCACGGCCCTCGACGGGCCGGAAGTCGACACCACGCCGGGCCACGCCACCTTCGCGGACGAACGCTACCGCGATCTGCTCACACTCCTCTCGGACACGACGGCGCAGTCGCTCGACCGCGACCACCTGCTCGCCACCTCACACGAGTTCGAAGACCGCGCGTGGCGCGTCGGCGAGGGCCGACTCCACGTCGGCTTCCAGTCGCTCTCGGCGCTCCGGGCGCAGTCGACGACCTACGAACTGCTCGCGGAACTGGACGACCTCGACCTGCACCTGTACGGGCGGCCGGACTGGTCCCCCGAGTTGACGGGCGCGACGGTCCACACCGACGTCGGCCCGGAGATAGAGGACACGTGGTTCGTCGCTTTCGACGGGGGCGACGACCACCGGAAGTGTGCGCTGGTCGCCGAGGAACGCGACGAGGGCTTCTTCGGCTTCTGGAGCTACCGGCCGGAGACGGTCGATACGGTGCTCGATCACCTGGAGTCGACGTACTGCGGGTGA
- a CDS encoding DUF2797 domain-containing protein: MQIVGYDPVDPALLLSDDGVRRQSLAPGTDLDFALADRHCAGVLDGETHLACDAESAPYCQDHTYTWVCARCTGDCLKDEMDCYDDHAIYLAAFAPATFKVGVTKEYRLETRLREQGADRAVHLRTVENGRIAREIEAGIAESMSDRVRVPTKAEGLHRSVDDAAWADLLDGFDYEAEFSFDYGLDLTDRPVAETIATGTVRGTQGRLLVLDNAGTTYAVDLRQLVGYDVREGGTDRDLQSSLGAFG; the protein is encoded by the coding sequence GTGCAGATCGTGGGCTACGACCCGGTCGATCCGGCGCTCCTGCTCTCGGACGACGGTGTCCGTCGGCAGTCGCTCGCGCCGGGGACCGACCTCGACTTCGCGCTCGCCGACCGGCACTGTGCCGGCGTCCTCGACGGCGAGACCCACCTCGCGTGTGACGCGGAGTCGGCACCCTACTGCCAGGACCACACCTACACGTGGGTCTGTGCCCGTTGTACCGGCGACTGTCTGAAAGACGAGATGGACTGCTACGACGACCACGCCATCTACCTCGCCGCCTTCGCGCCGGCGACGTTCAAAGTCGGCGTGACGAAGGAGTACCGGCTCGAGACCCGCCTCCGCGAACAGGGGGCCGATCGCGCCGTCCACCTCCGGACGGTCGAGAACGGGCGGATCGCCCGCGAGATCGAAGCCGGGATCGCCGAGTCGATGTCGGATCGGGTGCGCGTCCCGACGAAGGCCGAGGGACTCCACCGGTCGGTCGACGACGCGGCCTGGGCGGACCTGCTCGACGGCTTCGACTACGAGGCCGAGTTCTCGTTCGACTACGGACTCGACCTCACGGACCGGCCGGTCGCAGAGACGATCGCGACCGGCACGGTTCGGGGGACACAGGGTCGACTGCTCGTCCTCGACAACGCCGGGACGACCTACGCGGTCGACCTCCGGCAACTGGTCGGCTACGACGTACGCGAGGGCGGGACCGACAGGGACCTCCAGTCGAGTCTCGGGGCGTTCGGGTAG
- a CDS encoding SocA family protein, with protein MSSPEYASEDGTVSLDEVIRGFINTNEYLHEYRLQKLVYLAELLSLRDRDWIRLTTADFKPYMYGAYSDELSERLDELKHEFSTKADTHHGKVVTAYTSPDSDPNLDDDILKLIEEANQMVRNGRFSNEELAEWSKSTLLYEYFPFGEKMDFSKYGENKERLSKDLSKLEQ; from the coding sequence ATGAGTTCACCAGAATACGCCTCGGAGGACGGAACCGTGTCTCTTGACGAGGTCATCCGGGGATTCATCAATACGAACGAGTACCTCCACGAATACCGACTCCAGAAACTTGTCTACTTGGCCGAACTGCTCTCACTCAGAGACCGTGACTGGATTCGTCTCACGACTGCCGATTTCAAGCCATACATGTATGGAGCATATTCTGATGAGTTGAGTGAGCGATTGGACGAACTCAAACACGAATTCAGTACGAAGGCAGACACTCACCACGGCAAAGTGGTGACAGCGTACACGTCACCAGATAGCGACCCCAATTTAGACGACGATATTCTCAAATTAATTGAGGAAGCCAACCAAATGGTTCGGAACGGACGATTCTCCAATGAAGAGTTGGCTGAGTGGAGTAAGTCAACGTTGTTGTATGAATATTTCCCATTCGGAGAGAAGATGGATTTCAGCAAGTACGGTGAGAATAAAGAGCGCCTGAGCAAGGACCTCTCGAAATTAGAGCAGTAA
- a CDS encoding DUF5786 family protein, which yields MGFGSYDESEQENQQSDTDLDDSDGVSVHQNDHDGKATFETGASNEELIDQLQSMKDDGDDE from the coding sequence ATGGGCTTCGGGAGCTACGACGAGTCAGAGCAGGAGAACCAACAGAGTGACACCGACCTCGACGACAGCGACGGTGTCTCGGTCCACCAGAACGACCACGACGGCAAAGCCACCTTCGAGACCGGTGCGTCGAACGAGGAACTCATCGACCAGTTGCAGTCGATGAAAGACGACGGCGACGACGAGTAG
- a CDS encoding tRNA (cytidine(56)-2'-O)-methyltransferase: protein MHGEREVVVLRLGHRPGRDDRMTTHIGLTARALGADRVLFVGDANQSARTVRDITDRFGGPFSAEVIEAYRPLIRDWEGSVVHLTMYGERVEDVEGEIRTAHAEEPLLIVVGSEKVPFEVYEHADWNVGVTNQPHSEVAALAVFLDRLFEGRELDREWEDADREVIPKAVGKRVVEAESGPPDDAPGDATPDSTDE, encoded by the coding sequence ATGCACGGGGAACGCGAGGTCGTCGTCCTCAGGTTGGGCCACCGACCGGGACGCGACGACCGGATGACGACACACATCGGGCTGACGGCGCGGGCACTCGGGGCCGACCGGGTGTTGTTCGTCGGCGACGCGAACCAGTCGGCCCGGACCGTCCGGGACATCACCGACCGTTTCGGCGGGCCGTTTTCGGCGGAGGTGATCGAGGCCTACCGACCGCTGATCCGCGACTGGGAGGGGTCGGTCGTCCACCTGACGATGTACGGCGAACGCGTCGAGGACGTTGAGGGCGAGATTCGGACTGCCCACGCCGAGGAGCCACTCCTGATCGTCGTCGGCTCCGAGAAGGTGCCCTTCGAGGTGTACGAACACGCCGACTGGAACGTCGGCGTGACGAACCAGCCCCACTCGGAGGTGGCGGCGCTGGCGGTGTTTCTGGATCGACTGTTCGAGGGCCGGGAACTGGATCGGGAGTGGGAGGACGCCGACCGCGAGGTGATCCCCAAGGCAGTCGGGAAACGTGTCGTGGAAGCCGAGAGCGGGCCCCCCGACGACGCTCCCGGGGATGCGACTCCCGACAGTACCGACGAGTGA
- a CDS encoding S8 family peptidase, producing the protein MLGNNTGKTRRDVLKLTGGVAGSAGLTGLASAGRSDLVEVNVGFDSTAGKRAAASAASSVEREFGFGAMTITVNENAVSGLRNRGDVRYVEENGTMHALAQSLPYGVDRVDADVARANGTTGSGADIAIIDTGIDSDHPDLQGVLGEGRAFTRCKGGPKSCGFDWDDDNDHGTHCAGTAGAIDNTEGVVGVSSQATLHAVKVLGKRGSGSYSDIAAGVEYVADQGWDVASMSLGGSTSSSVLRDAVQYADSNGVFQVAAAGNSGPCSDCVGYPAAYPEVMAVSATDSTDSLAGFSSTGPEVDIAAPGVDVNSTLPGGTYGQFSGTSMSCPHVAGAAGLLIDAGYAPTEVRARLAGTAEDVGLSGNESGAGLLDAAAALGLDSSDDL; encoded by the coding sequence ATGTTGGGTAACAACACGGGCAAGACTCGTCGTGACGTACTCAAGCTCACAGGCGGCGTCGCAGGCAGTGCCGGGCTGACCGGACTGGCATCCGCCGGCAGATCCGACCTCGTCGAAGTGAACGTCGGCTTCGACTCGACGGCCGGCAAGCGCGCTGCTGCGAGTGCGGCCTCGTCGGTCGAGCGAGAGTTCGGCTTCGGCGCGATGACGATCACCGTCAACGAGAACGCCGTGTCGGGGCTCCGCAACCGTGGCGACGTCCGCTACGTCGAGGAGAACGGTACGATGCACGCCCTCGCGCAGTCGCTCCCGTACGGTGTCGACCGCGTGGACGCCGACGTGGCACGGGCGAACGGGACGACCGGTTCCGGTGCCGACATCGCGATCATCGACACCGGTATCGACTCCGACCACCCCGACCTGCAGGGTGTACTCGGCGAGGGCCGTGCGTTCACGCGCTGTAAGGGTGGACCGAAGTCCTGTGGGTTCGACTGGGACGACGACAACGACCACGGGACCCACTGTGCCGGCACGGCCGGTGCCATCGACAACACCGAGGGCGTCGTCGGCGTCTCCTCGCAGGCGACGCTCCACGCCGTGAAGGTGCTCGGCAAGCGCGGTTCCGGGTCCTACTCCGACATCGCGGCCGGTGTCGAGTACGTGGCGGATCAGGGCTGGGACGTCGCCTCGATGAGTCTCGGCGGCTCCACGTCGTCGTCGGTCCTGCGTGACGCGGTGCAGTACGCCGACAGCAACGGTGTCTTCCAGGTCGCGGCCGCCGGCAACTCCGGGCCGTGCTCGGACTGTGTCGGCTACCCGGCCGCCTACCCCGAGGTCATGGCCGTCTCCGCGACCGACAGCACGGACAGCCTCGCCGGCTTCTCCTCGACCGGACCGGAGGTCGACATCGCCGCCCCCGGTGTCGACGTGAACTCCACGCTCCCCGGCGGGACCTACGGGCAGTTCTCCGGGACGTCGATGTCCTGTCCGCACGTCGCGGGTGCGGCCGGCCTGTTGATCGACGCCGGCTACGCACCGACCGAGGTCCGGGCTCGCCTCGCCGGCACCGCCGAGGACGTCGGCCTGTCCGGAAACGAGTCCGGTGCGGGCCTGCTCGACGCCGCCGCTGCGCTCGGTCTCGACTCCTCGGACGACCTCTGA
- a CDS encoding NAD-dependent epimerase/dehydratase family protein, with translation MKLSDRRILVTGGAGLIGSHLAGALAEDNHVVAVDDLSKGERDRVPEGVEFARADLLDADDVAEVVTEDLDVVFHLAAYTDTNFDDDRVLFEENTEMTYNLLQRMEDVGVSNLAFTSSSTVYGEAPMPTPEDYAPLEPISIYGASKLADEGLLSTYAHSYDFQVWTFRFANIVGPYQRGNVIPDFIQKLQQDPDTLTILGDGRQEKSYLHVEECVRAIQHVVEHADRDLNVYNLGTRTTTSVTRIADIVADEMGLDPSYEFTGGDRGWVGDVPKMRLSIEKLSALGFEPQQSSDEAVRDAARDLIGEIVG, from the coding sequence ATGAAGCTCTCCGACAGACGGATTCTCGTCACTGGTGGGGCGGGTCTGATCGGGTCACATCTCGCGGGAGCACTGGCCGAGGACAACCACGTCGTCGCGGTCGACGACCTCTCCAAAGGGGAACGCGACCGCGTGCCCGAAGGCGTCGAGTTCGCGCGGGCCGACCTGCTCGACGCCGACGACGTCGCCGAGGTCGTCACCGAGGACCTCGACGTCGTCTTCCACCTCGCGGCGTACACGGACACGAACTTCGACGACGACCGCGTACTGTTCGAGGAGAACACCGAGATGACGTACAACCTCCTCCAGCGCATGGAGGACGTGGGCGTGTCGAACCTCGCCTTCACCTCCTCGTCGACGGTCTACGGCGAGGCACCGATGCCGACCCCGGAGGACTACGCACCCCTCGAACCGATCAGCATCTACGGCGCGAGCAAACTCGCCGACGAAGGCCTGCTCTCCACCTACGCACACTCGTACGATTTCCAGGTCTGGACCTTCCGCTTCGCCAACATCGTCGGCCCGTACCAGCGCGGCAACGTCATCCCGGACTTCATCCAGAAGCTCCAGCAGGACCCCGACACGCTCACCATCCTCGGCGACGGGCGACAGGAGAAGTCGTACCTCCACGTCGAGGAGTGCGTCCGCGCCATCCAGCACGTCGTCGAACACGCCGACCGCGATCTGAACGTCTACAACCTCGGGACGCGCACGACGACCTCGGTCACCCGAATCGCGGACATCGTCGCCGACGAGATGGGGCTCGATCCGAGCTACGAGTTCACCGGCGGCGACCGTGGCTGGGTCGGCGACGTCCCGAAGATGCGCCTGTCGATCGAGAAGCTGTCGGCGCTCGGCTTCGAGCCACAGCAGTCCTCCGACGAGGCGGTGCGGGACGCGGCCCGGGACCTGATCGGCGAGATCGTCGGCTGA